The proteins below are encoded in one region of Silene latifolia isolate original U9 population chromosome 2, ASM4854445v1, whole genome shotgun sequence:
- the LOC141634784 gene encoding protein FAR-RED IMPAIRED RESPONSE 1-like has product MGGKEPKYIITDQDGSILKAAPLVFKTARHRYCMWHIMDKVPSKYGVTRDDYSVFVKKLNAIIIWDDDIEAAYFDAKWEEIGRKHNVNNIDWFQEMYAKRKQWVMAHCRDLDMGGVMRTTQRSESKNSFFKRFESKSGTLVEFSMRFDSAMDQQRHTQKKIDNYNRHTFPVISTHLAIEVHRAQVYSHKVFEEFQEEVKWSIGTCKSRGFTECGSLEVTIVRDANKDRSYAVTYCPDTLKATCSCRMLERKGILCRHIIWIYSSNGVKIIPEQCVVKRWCKDARLSKMFYCNGEATEDVYIIDGKQIAMSVMWSEIHQTVGMLMGKLKNDVDNVSSLIRQFKEKLSPLGSPLNKQQ; this is encoded by the exons ATGGGTGGAAAAGAGCCTAAGTATATTATCACTGATCAGGATGGTAGTATTCTTAAAGCGGCGCCATTGGTGTTCAAGACAGCGCGTCACCgatattgtatgtggcatatcatggACAAGGTGCCAAGCAAGTATGGAGTGACGAGAGACGATTATTCAGTCTTTGTAAAGAAATTGAATGCCATAATAATATGGGATGACGACATTGAAGCGGCATATttcgatgcaaaatgggaagaaatTGGCAGGAAACATAATGTTAATAACATTGACTGGTTCCAAGAAATGTACGCTAAAAGGAAGCAGTGGGTGATGGCTCATTGTAGGGACCTAGATATGGGGGGTGTTATGAGGACaacccaaagatcagagagcAAAAATAGTTTTTTTAAAAGATTTGAGAGTAAGTCAGGAACATTAGTTGAGTTTTCGATGCGTTTTGACAGCGCGATGGACCAGCAAAGACACACACAGAAAAAGATTGACAACTATAACAGACACACGTTCCCTGTAATATCAACGCATCTAGCTATCGAAGTGCACAGGGCGCAAGTGTACAGTCATAAAGTATTCGAGGAATTTCAAGAAGAGGTCAAGTGGTCAATCGGTACTTGTAAAAGCAGAGGATTTACTGAGTGTGGCTCTTTAGAGGTGACGATAGTAAGAGATGCAAACAAGGACAGAAGTTATGCGGTCACATACTGCCCAG ATACATTGAAAGCCACTTGTAGCTGCAGAATGCTTGAGAGGAAAGGCATTCTTTGCCGGCATATCATATGGATTTACTCATCAAACGGAGTGAAGATTATTCCAGAACAATGTGTTGTTAAAAGATGGTGTAAAGATGCAAGGTTGTCTAAAATGTTCTATTGTAATGGTGAAGCAACTGAAGACGTttatataatagatggaaaaCAGATTGCGATGTCAGTAATGTGGTCAGAGATTCATCAGACAGTTGGTATGCTCATGGGCAAATTAAAGAATGATGTCGACAACGTTTCTAGTCTAATTAGACAGTTTAAGGAGAAACTTTCACCATTAGGATCACCATTGAATAAACAACAATAG